The Glycine soja cultivar W05 chromosome 9, ASM419377v2, whole genome shotgun sequence sequence GGTTATATATTTGGATGGAGTTTAAGGGAGAATGTTTGTGTCAATATTATATATAGGTTGCTAGGAGGATTGTTATCTATGGGATTCAGGATAAACATATTCCCGGATAAGGTCATTGATTTGCACAATACAGTTGGGTCCATATTTTCATCAATATAAGAAATTCACTTTAACTAAAAATGGGTGATAAGTTTAATTGTTTCTGctattatttcaatattttcttccGGTTAGTCTAATCCTGTTTAATGTATGGCCTGTTTTTGTAATCGCTTGAACGTACAAGTTTAAGATGTAGGACACGAGAGGTATCCTTGTACTCcaacaattaatatatttttccttttccaaaaaaaatatatatacatattttctaCCGGTATTCTTTTCAGAAGAgtaatgtaataattaatataatatatagtagTGGTTGTTCTCAAATCAAGTTTCTCTATATCTAAATCTATGAGGTCTATATACGTGATTAGTCAGCACCAATGGACTTCTTGCTGAGATGGACTTCTGTTTTTGAACATGCTAGCTAGAGTCAATAACGCATGAATTCTTTTCCATCATCATTATTAACCAACCAATCAAGTAGAGATAACCTTTAGTACTaaatactaatttatatataatatataatagggGGAAACTAAgtctatatatacatacatgaaCTGATGAATTCTTTCAGCGATAAAATGGTGATAAAGtacaataaaaatagaattcaCTAGCATTAAACTATTCGAAATCTTCGTACGTCTAACTATAAGAGTAGTAGAAAAATAAAGGTTCTTCATTTATTAAGATAAACATGAacttaacaaaaatttaaaaatccaaTACTATGCTTAAATATTAGCCCACAGTTTGGATTATCTACaccttttgtaaaagtcaaTCAATCAAATTTCATGAGCAAGAAGACCATAGAATCAGCAAGATAACATGTGTTGTCCTTCAAAACCTACTTCTATGAAGAGAATTCAAACACCTAGAGAGATGCTAGATACGTAGCATAGCCTCATCATTTCAGATCAATTTATTAACTAAATATGGCCAATTGTATGTTCAAATACTACaaggaaaatatatattatatctatTATATACTAACTACTAAGTATCCAAAGGTAGAGTTACCCATAATTGAAGATATCTATAAATTCATACTTCTCATCTCCCTTAAGCTTCATCAGTTCATCCTTTCAGtaacaaaaatacaaagtaCCTATATATACACCTGcattataaacaaattaataatgaagAACATATTGCTAGCATTTGTGCTTCTCTTTGCATTGAGCTCACAACCACTACTTGCAGCAGCTGATGCATCACCTGAGCAAGTGGTTGACACATCAGGGAAGAAGCTCCGAGCTGGTCTCAGTTACTATATCGTTCCGGCGGTGCCCTTAACAAGATGTGGAAGGTATGAAAGATGCATGGGTGGTGGAGGCCTTTCACTTGCCAGCATTGGTGAATCATGCCCTCTTGATGTTGTGGTTGTGCCAAGATCTCATGGCTTGCCATTGCAATTTTCACCCGTTGACCCTAAGAAAGGTGTTGTTCGTGTTTCCACTGATTTGAACATCATGTTTTCCACTGATCATACCAGTTGTGCTGAGTACTCCCCAGTGTGGAAATTGGATCACTTTGATGTCTCTAAAGGAAAGTGGTTTGTCTCCACTGGTGGCTCTATGGGAAACCCCAGTTGGGAAACTATACGCAACTGGTTCAAGATTGAGAAGTGTGATGGTGCTTATAAGATTGTTTATTGTCCCAGCGTGTTCCCTTCCTCTTCTTCCAAGCACATGTGCAAGGATATTGGTGTGTTTGTGGATGAGAATGGCTTTAGGCGTTTGGCTCTAAGCAATGTTCCTTTCAAAGTCAAGTTCCAGAGGGCCTGATCAAATTAAGCTCCTTAATTTTCAATAATGTATAAGtaactaataactaataagtGTGTTTTCTTTATAGCACTGATGTTAATTCGGCATTTATTAAG is a genomic window containing:
- the LOC114425597 gene encoding miraculin-like, with the translated sequence MKNILLAFVLLFALSSQPLLAAADASPEQVVDTSGKKLRAGLSYYIVPAVPLTRCGRYERCMGGGGLSLASIGESCPLDVVVVPRSHGLPLQFSPVDPKKGVVRVSTDLNIMFSTDHTSCAEYSPVWKLDHFDVSKGKWFVSTGGSMGNPSWETIRNWFKIEKCDGAYKIVYCPSVFPSSSSKHMCKDIGVFVDENGFRRLALSNVPFKVKFQRA